From Bacillus sp. FSL K6-3431, the proteins below share one genomic window:
- a CDS encoding P-loop NTPase: MVTEQQAVELLKDVKDPILHKTLEETNGILEVKVKEEKSHISVKIALAKTGTPEQLQLQMKIVEMLKEAGAATVGIRFAELSEEELEKHRATGDLAGEDENNLLSPNNKVKFIAIASGKGGVGKSTVSVNLAISLARLGKKVGLIDADIYGFSVPDMMGITSRPVVNGPKIVPVERFGVKVISMGFFVEDNAPVIWRGPMLGKMLNNFFSEVEWGELDYLLLDLPPGTGDVALDVHTMLPSCKEIIVTTPHPTAAFVAARAGAMALRTDHEIIGVIENMSYFESRLTREKEYVFGQGGGDKLSEELRTDLLGRLPLQQPDWNENDFAPSVYAAEHPTGQIYQEISEEVIRILDK; encoded by the coding sequence TTGGTTACTGAACAGCAAGCCGTTGAGTTATTGAAAGATGTAAAGGATCCAATCTTACATAAAACATTAGAAGAAACGAATGGAATTCTTGAAGTAAAAGTAAAAGAAGAGAAATCACATATAAGCGTTAAAATAGCACTTGCAAAAACAGGGACACCTGAACAACTTCAGTTACAAATGAAAATTGTGGAGATGCTCAAAGAGGCAGGGGCAGCCACTGTCGGAATCCGCTTTGCTGAATTATCGGAGGAAGAATTGGAAAAACATCGTGCAACAGGTGACCTTGCAGGGGAAGATGAAAACAATCTCCTCTCTCCGAATAATAAAGTGAAATTTATTGCCATTGCTAGTGGAAAAGGTGGAGTAGGAAAGTCAACTGTATCTGTTAACTTAGCCATTTCGTTAGCTCGCCTTGGAAAAAAGGTCGGATTGATTGACGCTGATATTTATGGTTTTAGTGTTCCTGATATGATGGGGATCACATCAAGACCCGTTGTAAATGGTCCGAAGATTGTTCCGGTTGAACGATTTGGAGTTAAGGTAATCTCGATGGGCTTCTTTGTTGAGGATAACGCCCCAGTAATTTGGCGTGGGCCAATGCTTGGAAAGATGTTAAATAACTTTTTTTCAGAAGTAGAATGGGGAGAACTAGATTATTTATTGCTTGATTTACCACCGGGAACTGGGGATGTGGCACTTGATGTGCATACGATGCTTCCGAGTTGTAAAGAGATCATCGTTACGACGCCACATCCGACAGCTGCTTTTGTAGCGGCGCGAGCCGGAGCGATGGCACTCCGGACGGACCATGAAATTATTGGTGTGATTGAGAATATGTCCTACTTTGAAAGTCGTTTAACACGAGAGAAAGAATATGTCTTTGGTCAAGGTGGCGGAGATAAGCTATCTGAAGAGTTAAGAACAGATTTACTAGGTAGACTCCCATTGCAACAACCTGATTGGAACGAAAATGATTTTGCGCCATCCGTGTATGCTGCCGAGCATCCAACTGGACAGATATATCAAGAAATATCAGAGGAAGTTATTAGGATTTTAGACAAGTAA
- the gerD gene encoding spore germination lipoprotein GerD has translation MKKIGCLLLLSVVFLLSSCNGSESGGEKLDYEQTKKMIVDILKTDEGKKAIKDILADQEIMQEVAMDQAVIKETIEKTLTSEKGTKFWKKSFEDPKFAESIAKSMKKENEQLLKGLMKDPEYQGMMIDLLKDPSLKDDIAESLKSKEFREHLRKVVTETIESPLYKVKIQEILLKAAEEMEGGKQKEESGGTEQGGKQEGGSGSGGTSP, from the coding sequence ATGAAAAAAATAGGCTGTTTACTCCTGTTATCAGTTGTTTTTTTACTATCATCCTGTAATGGCAGTGAGTCTGGTGGTGAAAAGCTTGATTACGAACAAACAAAAAAGATGATTGTCGATATATTAAAGACAGATGAAGGAAAAAAGGCAATTAAAGATATTTTAGCTGATCAAGAAATAATGCAGGAAGTTGCTATGGATCAAGCAGTCATTAAGGAAACGATTGAGAAAACACTAACTTCCGAAAAGGGAACTAAATTCTGGAAAAAATCCTTTGAAGATCCAAAATTTGCAGAATCCATCGCTAAAAGTATGAAAAAGGAAAATGAACAACTATTAAAGGGCTTAATGAAGGATCCCGAATATCAAGGGATGATGATCGACCTTTTGAAAGACCCATCCTTAAAAGATGATATTGCAGAATCACTTAAAAGCAAAGAATTTCGCGAGCATCTTCGTAAAGTTGTTACAGAAACTATAGAAAGCCCACTCTATAAAGTAAAGATCCAAGAAATATTATTAAAAGCAGCAGAAGAAATGGAAGGCGGAAAACAAAAAGAAGAATCAGGCGGTACGGAGCAAGGTGGAAAACAAGAGGGAGGATCAGGATCCGGGGGAACCAGTCCTTAA
- a CDS encoding heavy metal translocating P-type ATPase, which yields MSEKKLLESQFQITGMTCAACSTRIEKGLNKMEGVEQANVNLALEKATIQYDATLNPEAIQEKIRDLGYDVITEKTELLLTGMTCAACSTRIEKGLNKMAGVTKASVNLALEKATVEYNPSAISPKDLTNKVEGLGYGATVKRDGDEKETTDYRLKEIQNQKRKFILSLVFSLPLLWTMFAHFSFTSFMYVPSGLMNPWVQMALATPVQFYIGRQFYVGAYKALRNKSANMDVLVVLGTSAAYFYSVYLTIQSIGSDVHGTGLYFETSAVLITLIILGKLFEAKAKGRSSEAIKKLMGLQAKTAMVLENGREKEIPLEDVIVGQILLVKPGEKVPVDGVIAEGQTALDESMITGESVPIDKTVGDPVIGATINKNGFIKIEATKVGKDTALAQIIKVVEEAQGSKAPIQRMADLISGIFVPIVVGIAIITFFIWYLWADPGDFAGALEKMIAVLVIACPCALGLATPTSIMAGSGRSAEHGILFKGGEHLETTHQIDTVILDKTGTITNGTPVLTDVSAVMHEREFLSLVGSAEKGSEHPLAQAIVQGINEKNIVLRDVSEFEAVPGFGIQAIVSGKRVLIGTRRLMKQHNIHVEKQAFDEMNLLEREGKTAMIVAVDSVYAGLIAVADTIKTTSVAAIKRLKEMDLDVIMITGDNKQTAQTIAKEAGIEHVIAEVLPEGKAEEVKKLQQQGKKVAMVGDGINDAPALAIADIGMAIGTGTDVAMEAADITLIRGDLTSIADAILMSKKTISNIKQNLFWAFAYNTIGIPIAALGFLAPWLAGAAMAFSSVSVVLNALRLQRVKL from the coding sequence ATGAGTGAAAAGAAACTATTAGAAAGTCAATTCCAAATAACTGGTATGACATGTGCCGCCTGTTCGACAAGGATTGAGAAGGGTCTGAATAAAATGGAAGGAGTGGAGCAGGCGAATGTAAATCTGGCACTGGAAAAAGCGACTATACAATATGATGCCACATTGAATCCCGAAGCTATTCAGGAGAAAATTAGGGATCTTGGCTATGATGTAATAACAGAAAAGACAGAGTTATTATTAACCGGTATGACATGTGCTGCTTGTTCAACAAGAATAGAAAAAGGCCTTAATAAAATGGCGGGTGTAACAAAGGCATCAGTCAATCTAGCTTTGGAGAAAGCGACGGTTGAGTATAATCCTTCTGCAATTTCTCCGAAGGATTTAACGAATAAAGTAGAGGGTCTTGGATACGGCGCTACAGTGAAAAGAGATGGGGATGAAAAGGAAACTACTGACTATCGTTTGAAAGAGATTCAAAATCAGAAAAGGAAGTTTATACTTTCTTTGGTTTTCTCACTGCCACTACTTTGGACAATGTTTGCGCATTTTAGCTTTACATCTTTTATGTATGTACCAAGTGGTTTAATGAATCCATGGGTGCAAATGGCTTTAGCAACACCGGTGCAATTTTATATTGGCAGGCAATTTTATGTTGGAGCATACAAGGCATTACGAAATAAAAGCGCCAATATGGATGTGCTTGTCGTACTTGGAACATCTGCCGCTTATTTCTACAGTGTATATTTGACTATCCAATCAATCGGCTCAGATGTTCATGGAACCGGGCTCTACTTTGAAACAAGTGCTGTGCTAATCACATTGATCATTCTCGGAAAATTGTTTGAAGCTAAGGCAAAGGGAAGATCTTCAGAAGCGATTAAAAAGTTAATGGGATTACAAGCAAAGACAGCAATGGTTTTAGAAAATGGGCGAGAGAAGGAAATCCCTCTAGAAGATGTTATCGTGGGACAGATTCTGCTCGTCAAGCCAGGTGAAAAGGTACCAGTTGATGGAGTGATCGCAGAAGGTCAAACCGCTCTTGATGAATCAATGATCACAGGAGAGAGTGTCCCAATTGATAAAACTGTAGGTGATCCGGTAATTGGTGCGACTATCAATAAAAATGGCTTTATTAAAATAGAAGCGACGAAAGTAGGTAAGGATACTGCACTTGCCCAGATTATAAAAGTAGTAGAAGAGGCTCAAGGCTCGAAAGCGCCAATTCAGCGCATGGCTGATTTAATTTCGGGAATCTTTGTTCCAATTGTTGTAGGCATTGCGATAATTACATTTTTCATCTGGTATTTATGGGCTGACCCAGGTGATTTTGCTGGGGCGTTAGAAAAAATGATTGCTGTTCTCGTAATTGCCTGTCCTTGTGCACTAGGGCTAGCAACACCAACATCTATTATGGCTGGATCAGGTCGGTCTGCTGAGCACGGTATCTTGTTTAAAGGTGGCGAGCATCTCGAAACGACTCACCAAATCGACACAGTTATATTAGATAAAACTGGAACAATTACAAACGGAACCCCCGTTTTAACAGATGTATCGGCAGTAATGCATGAAAGGGAATTTCTATCCTTGGTGGGCTCCGCCGAAAAAGGATCAGAACATCCACTGGCGCAGGCGATCGTTCAGGGAATTAATGAAAAGAATATTGTATTGCGGGATGTATCCGAATTTGAAGCGGTTCCGGGATTTGGGATTCAAGCAATTGTTAGTGGAAAAAGGGTTTTAATTGGAACTAGACGTTTAATGAAGCAACATAATATACATGTTGAAAAACAAGCGTTTGATGAGATGAATTTGCTTGAAAGAGAAGGGAAAACAGCAATGATAGTAGCAGTAGATAGTGTATATGCAGGGTTGATCGCAGTTGCTGATACAATAAAAACAACATCTGTAGCAGCAATCAAACGTTTAAAAGAAATGGATCTTGATGTTATTATGATCACTGGTGATAACAAGCAAACTGCCCAGACAATTGCGAAAGAAGCGGGTATTGAGCATGTGATCGCGGAAGTATTACCAGAAGGAAAAGCGGAAGAAGTGAAAAAGTTACAGCAACAAGGGAAGAAAGTGGCGATGGTCGGGGACGGGATCAATGATGCTCCAGCTCTTGCCATTGCTGATATCGGTATGGCGATTGGTACGGGCACGGATGTGGCGATGGAAGCAGCCGATATTACGTTAATTCGCGGAGACTTAACCAGCATTGCTGATGCGATTTTGATGAGTAAAAAAACGATTAGTAATATCAAACAAAACCTATTTTGGGCCTTTGCTTATAATACGATCGGCATTCCGATTGCAGCATTAGGATTTTTGGCACCATGGCTAGCTGGGGCCGCCATGGCATTTAGCTCCGTATCAGTTGTTTTGAATGCATTAAGATTACAGAGAGTAAAACTATAA
- the copZ gene encoding copper chaperone CopZ, translating to MQTVTLNVEGMSCGHCVKSIEDSVSKLQGVSSVKVNLENGLVDVAFNKGEVGVDAIKEKIVDQGYDVK from the coding sequence ATGCAAACAGTAACATTGAATGTAGAAGGTATGTCTTGTGGTCATTGTGTGAAATCAATCGAAGATAGTGTAAGTAAATTACAAGGTGTTTCTAGTGTAAAAGTAAATCTAGAAAATGGCTTAGTAGATGTGGCGTTCAATAAGGGTGAAGTTGGTGTTGATGCTATTAAAGAAAAGATTGTTGACCAAGGCTATGACGTAAAATAA
- a CDS encoding KinB-signaling pathway activation protein — protein sequence MTIRNLIKFLFNSLMLGGLTTGILGFFIRWNEFQPYFMELNLGAILSTFIWLVGVGFIFAVVSQVGFFAYLFIHQFGLGIFRSISLWSAVQIVLIIIVLFDLVYFRFQKFAGEGESILPYAGLALFILVSGLIVAFIKAKMTNRTTFASALFFMIVVTILEWLPVLGPNDESWIYLMIFPLIACNAYHILMLQKYNQLSAEEMAKRAPKKAEPKVKSKKPKASR from the coding sequence GTGACCATTCGAAACTTAATTAAGTTTTTATTTAACTCCCTCATGTTGGGTGGTTTGACTACAGGGATATTAGGATTTTTTATTCGTTGGAATGAGTTTCAGCCTTATTTCATGGAACTAAACTTGGGCGCGATTCTATCCACATTTATTTGGCTTGTTGGTGTAGGATTCATCTTCGCTGTTGTCAGCCAAGTTGGCTTTTTTGCATATTTGTTCATACATCAATTCGGGCTCGGGATATTCCGCTCCATATCTTTATGGAGTGCCGTACAGATTGTACTTATTATTATCGTTTTATTTGATTTAGTTTACTTCCGATTCCAAAAGTTTGCAGGAGAAGGAGAAAGTATTTTACCCTATGCGGGTCTGGCACTATTCATTTTGGTATCCGGTTTGATTGTTGCCTTTATAAAAGCCAAAATGACTAATCGGACTACGTTTGCTTCTGCGCTGTTTTTTATGATAGTCGTGACAATCCTGGAGTGGCTTCCAGTATTAGGTCCTAATGATGAAAGCTGGATTTATTTAATGATCTTCCCTTTGATTGCATGTAATGCATATCACATTTTAATGCTACAAAAGTATAATCAACTTTCTGCGGAAGAAATGGCAAAACGCGCTCCAAAAAAAGCTGAACCAAAAGTAAAAAGTAAAAAACCAAAAGCGAGCCGCTAA
- a CDS encoding polysaccharide deacetylase family protein, whose protein sequence is MDFFITLNAKRIKQGMFVVIISLFTALLFYSQSTVHIPVFGTKDGPKAIYKGEKGIALTFNIGWGDVQAEPILDVLEKQEIRSVTFFLSGAWAERHPQTVKRIKEMGFEIGSLGYAYEDYTDLEDTKVRRDITKGLEALNKLDINDITLLRSPTGHFDKRTLSIAESIGLTVVHWSLNSQDWKNPGVEAITKQVEKAKSGDIILMHASDSALQTAEALPKVISHIKDKGDPTTVTGLIANGKVKTKLIP, encoded by the coding sequence ATGGATTTTTTTATAACACTAAATGCTAAAAGAATAAAACAAGGAATGTTTGTTGTTATTATTTCACTTTTTACTGCTTTGCTCTTTTACTCCCAGTCCACCGTCCATATTCCGGTTTTTGGTACGAAAGATGGACCAAAAGCAATTTATAAAGGGGAAAAAGGAATTGCACTCACATTTAATATTGGTTGGGGTGATGTGCAGGCGGAACCGATTCTTGACGTTTTAGAAAAACAAGAAATTAGGTCCGTCACATTTTTTCTATCAGGTGCTTGGGCTGAAAGACATCCGCAGACAGTGAAAAGGATAAAAGAAATGGGGTTTGAGATCGGTAGCCTTGGTTATGCCTATGAAGATTATACAGACTTAGAAGATACCAAAGTAAGACGTGATATCACAAAAGGACTTGAGGCGCTCAATAAACTCGATATCAATGATATTACATTGCTTCGATCACCAACTGGTCACTTTGATAAACGAACGTTATCTATTGCAGAAAGTATAGGATTAACAGTTGTACATTGGAGTCTAAATTCCCAAGATTGGAAGAATCCAGGTGTTGAAGCAATTACAAAACAAGTTGAAAAGGCAAAAAGTGGGGATATCATCTTAATGCATGCATCTGATTCGGCACTTCAAACAGCTGAAGCACTACCAAAAGTAATTTCACATATTAAAGATAAAGGAGATCCAACAACAGTTACAGGACTAATTGCAAACGGAAAAGTGAAAACAAAGCTTATACCATAA
- the cwlD gene encoding N-acetylmuramoyl-L-alanine amidase CwlD has product MGRKVKWTLFILGAAVLFLLFQYQMIPKDTFRSWNLPLSGKIIYIDPGHGGPDGGAGDSKALEKDIALNVSDKLRDYLQEQGALVLMTRETDTDLANPDIRGYSRRKTDDLKTRLKMINQSEADFFISVHLNSIPSPRWSGAQTFYAPHLVENKRAAKFIQEELIGNLGNTTREAKTIENIYLLKHAEKPGVLVEIGFLSNPTERASLLKEDYQKQVAESVYRGLLRFFTEEKVKE; this is encoded by the coding sequence ATGGGGAGAAAAGTAAAGTGGACTTTATTTATACTTGGAGCAGCGGTGCTGTTTCTTCTTTTTCAATATCAAATGATTCCAAAAGATACATTTCGATCTTGGAATCTTCCGCTGTCAGGGAAAATTATTTATATTGATCCTGGACACGGCGGACCTGATGGAGGTGCGGGAGACAGTAAAGCCTTGGAGAAAGATATTGCATTGAATGTCTCGGACAAACTTCGTGATTATTTGCAGGAACAAGGTGCGCTCGTTTTAATGACAAGAGAAACGGATACAGATTTAGCTAATCCGGATATTAGAGGATATAGCAGGCGAAAGACGGATGACTTGAAAACAAGACTGAAAATGATTAATCAATCAGAAGCTGACTTTTTTATTAGTGTACATTTAAACTCAATACCTTCACCACGTTGGAGTGGGGCACAAACCTTTTATGCTCCACATTTGGTGGAAAATAAGCGGGCAGCAAAATTTATTCAGGAGGAATTGATAGGAAATCTGGGAAATACAACAAGAGAGGCAAAAACAATCGAAAATATATATTTATTGAAACATGCTGAGAAACCAGGTGTATTGGTTGAAATAGGATTTTTATCAAATCCGACCGAACGGGCTTCCCTCTTGAAGGAGGACTATCAAAAACAAGTAGCGGAATCTGTTTACAGAGGACTACTCAGATTTTTTACAGAGGAAAAAGTAAAAGAGTAA
- a CDS encoding DUF2521 family protein has product MSVITSFTERKREKQLINERKLLSDLSIHSLKKSVLLHFYAARLASDLLDEGIEDACLDVAIEAYLTGADYGRFIVGGETMEMTRKRCQQELAHFAETLYHLWLYLDYGRCTLQDEAIFLVCEKFVDYWWKEGYEKAKRRYKLRLH; this is encoded by the coding sequence ATGAGTGTGATAACAAGTTTTACAGAGAGAAAACGCGAAAAGCAATTAATAAATGAACGTAAACTTTTAAGCGACTTGTCCATACATTCGCTGAAAAAAAGTGTATTACTGCACTTTTATGCAGCAAGACTTGCATCGGATTTGCTTGATGAAGGAATTGAGGATGCTTGCCTGGATGTTGCGATTGAAGCATATTTAACAGGAGCCGATTATGGCAGGTTTATTGTTGGTGGTGAAACAATGGAAATGACTAGAAAACGATGCCAACAGGAACTAGCTCATTTCGCAGAAACCTTATATCACTTGTGGCTGTATCTCGATTATGGTAGGTGTACATTGCAAGACGAAGCTATTTTTTTAGTCTGTGAAAAATTTGTGGACTACTGGTGGAAGGAGGGATATGAAAAAGCGAAGCGCCGTTATAAATTACGGTTACATTAG